One Arthrobacter sp. StoSoilB20 DNA segment encodes these proteins:
- a CDS encoding glutamyl-tRNA reductase: MVLFSLVATHADIDLETVAQLSNGSSELASAALTDSSVVSGAVVLATCNRYEIYGETANGADLEAARSALVSQISELSGLNEQLVSRSFATNTGSDVTRHLFAVSAGLDSAVVGEREIAGQVRRALITAQQEGTASSGLVRLFQAASKTAKDVGAQTALGSRGLSIVSVALDLATDLAENDDWSAKKVVVFGTGAYAGATMSLLRERGCTDVSVYSSSGRAEAFVATRGGTALDAGTLPAAVAAADVMIGCSGSDNRVEAEELARVRAHSGKPLIAIDLALTHDFDPAVGELDGVELLTLESVRLAAPQEQAESLTQASAIVTGAAASFESEREARSVDTAIVALRRHTMNVLDAEMEKVRARHGCTAAAEEVEFALRRMVKQLLHIPTVRARELAANGQQDDYVAALEALYGIQVEQPQAAAPAAECPVDHQQLRSESA; this comes from the coding sequence GTGGTTCTTTTCTCATTGGTGGCTACACACGCCGACATCGACCTCGAAACCGTCGCTCAGTTGAGCAACGGTTCCTCTGAGCTTGCCTCGGCAGCCCTGACGGACTCCTCCGTGGTTTCCGGCGCCGTGGTCCTGGCCACGTGCAACCGCTACGAAATCTATGGCGAAACAGCCAACGGCGCTGACCTTGAAGCTGCCCGTTCGGCCCTAGTTTCGCAGATCAGCGAACTCAGCGGCCTCAACGAGCAACTTGTCTCCCGCTCTTTCGCCACGAACACCGGTTCGGATGTCACCCGGCATCTCTTCGCCGTCAGCGCCGGCCTGGATTCCGCCGTCGTGGGTGAACGCGAGATCGCCGGCCAGGTCCGCCGGGCATTGATCACCGCCCAGCAGGAAGGCACCGCAAGCTCCGGCCTGGTGCGCCTCTTCCAGGCGGCGTCCAAGACGGCCAAGGACGTCGGTGCGCAAACCGCGCTCGGCTCCCGCGGGCTCTCGATCGTATCCGTCGCGCTGGACCTTGCCACCGACCTCGCTGAGAACGACGATTGGTCCGCCAAGAAAGTGGTGGTCTTCGGAACAGGAGCCTACGCCGGCGCTACCATGTCGCTCTTGCGTGAACGCGGCTGCACCGATGTTTCCGTCTACTCTTCGTCCGGCCGTGCGGAAGCTTTCGTAGCCACCCGCGGGGGAACAGCGCTCGACGCCGGGACTCTTCCCGCCGCTGTTGCCGCAGCGGACGTCATGATCGGCTGCAGCGGATCGGACAACCGCGTGGAAGCTGAAGAACTTGCGCGCGTCCGGGCCCACTCCGGTAAACCTTTGATTGCCATTGACCTCGCCCTCACCCACGACTTCGATCCCGCGGTGGGCGAACTCGACGGCGTCGAACTCCTGACGCTGGAGTCCGTACGGCTCGCAGCACCGCAGGAACAGGCAGAGTCCCTGACCCAGGCAAGCGCAATCGTCACCGGCGCTGCGGCATCCTTCGAGTCTGAACGCGAAGCCCGTTCCGTGGACACGGCCATCGTGGCTCTTCGCCGCCACACCATGAACGTCCTGGACGCGGAAATGGAAAAGGTCCGCGCCCGGCATGGCTGCACTGCCGCCGCCGAGGAAGTGGAGTTCGCGCTGCGCCGCATGGTCAAGCAGCTGCTGCACATCCCCACCGTCCGGGCGCGTGAACTTGCCGCCAACGGTCAGCAGGACGATTACGTTGCAGCCCTCGAGGCCCTGTACGGGATCCAGGTGGAACAACCACAGGCTGCCGCTCCGGCCGCGGAATGCCCCGTGGACCACCAGCAGCTGCGCTCCGAAAGCGCCTGA
- a CDS encoding SDR family NAD(P)-dependent oxidoreductase: MSEEWTETPQHPIDSGFGHGSTAADVIEGIDLTGKSAIVTGGYSGLGLETVRALVSAGAEVTVPARRPEHARGVLQEAGLTDVGVEHLDLADQSSVKEFAARFLAGHDTLDILINNAAIMASPEERVGPGWEAQFATNHLGHYTLVNELWPALAASGSARVVSLSSTGHKLSPIRFEDINFSAGYEKWQAYGQAKTANALFAVELDRRGQSSGVRAFAVHPGGIMTELQRHLPKEEMVAAGWMDAEGNLREGFKSPEQGAATSVWAATSPALAGRGGVYCEDCDVARPTDKNSPLARYQGVDAHAVDRAEATKLWNLSAEMTGVNAFG, encoded by the coding sequence ATGAGCGAAGAATGGACAGAAACCCCGCAGCACCCCATCGACTCCGGATTCGGGCACGGTTCAACAGCCGCAGATGTCATTGAAGGCATTGACCTGACCGGCAAGAGCGCAATTGTCACAGGCGGATACTCGGGCCTCGGTTTGGAGACTGTGCGTGCCTTGGTCTCCGCCGGTGCGGAAGTCACTGTCCCTGCCCGCCGGCCTGAACACGCCAGGGGTGTCCTGCAGGAAGCGGGCCTCACCGATGTTGGCGTGGAGCACCTGGACCTGGCAGACCAGTCCAGCGTCAAGGAATTTGCCGCACGGTTCCTCGCCGGCCATGACACGTTGGACATCCTCATCAACAACGCTGCCATCATGGCCAGTCCGGAAGAACGCGTGGGTCCTGGCTGGGAAGCGCAGTTCGCTACCAACCATTTGGGCCATTACACCCTGGTGAATGAACTGTGGCCGGCCCTGGCAGCGTCCGGTTCGGCCCGCGTCGTCTCCTTGTCCTCCACAGGACACAAGCTCTCACCAATCCGTTTTGAGGACATCAACTTTTCCGCCGGGTATGAAAAGTGGCAGGCCTATGGCCAGGCCAAAACCGCAAATGCCCTCTTCGCGGTGGAATTGGACCGCCGCGGACAGAGCTCCGGCGTGCGGGCTTTCGCCGTGCATCCAGGGGGCATCATGACAGAATTGCAGCGCCATTTGCCCAAGGAAGAAATGGTGGCCGCAGGGTGGATGGATGCCGAAGGCAACCTGCGGGAAGGGTTCAAGTCACCGGAGCAAGGCGCAGCGACCTCCGTATGGGCAGCGACTTCCCCTGCGCTGGCAGGCAGGGGCGGTGTCTACTGTGAGGATTGCGATGTCGCCAGGCCCACGGACAAGAATTCACCGCTGGCCCGCTACCAGGGAGTTGACGCTCACGCCGTGGACAGGGCAGAGGCGACAAAACTATGGAATCTGTCGGCGGAAATGACTGGCGTGAATGCCTTCGGATAA
- the moeB gene encoding molybdopterin-synthase adenylyltransferase MoeB, with protein sequence MASIVAARPAAPAVLPPLVEPAAELTPAEVERYSRHLIIPEIGALGQRRLKNAKVLVIGAGGLGSPALLYLAAAGVGTLGIVDDDVVDLTNLQRQVIHGVKDVGIPKIESARDAIAGLNPLVNVVLHNIRLDSSNALELFAQYDLILDGADNFATRYLVNDAAAILGKPYVWGSIFRFDGQVSVFWAEHGPTYRDLYPEAPPAGSVPSCGEGGVFGMLCAAVGSLMVTEAVKLITGVGRSLLGRVALFDALGGSWREIKVSKDPEAEPITELTDYEAFCGVTPPAATDQDHTVSAKDLSRMLAERQAGERDFDLVDVRESGEHSIVSIDGSVLIPQGRILSGEAWADLPQDKDIVFHCKAGTRSAAVLEAAQKAGYTRVSHLDGGILAWVRDVEPGKPVY encoded by the coding sequence ATGGCCTCAATTGTTGCTGCCCGCCCTGCTGCGCCCGCTGTCCTGCCGCCCTTGGTTGAACCTGCCGCCGAACTCACGCCGGCCGAGGTGGAGCGATACTCCCGGCATCTCATCATTCCCGAAATCGGCGCCCTGGGCCAACGCAGGCTCAAGAATGCGAAGGTCCTGGTCATAGGCGCCGGCGGATTGGGTTCTCCGGCGCTGCTGTATCTGGCGGCGGCAGGCGTTGGCACCCTCGGAATCGTGGACGACGACGTGGTGGATCTCACCAATTTGCAGCGCCAAGTCATTCACGGCGTCAAGGACGTGGGAATCCCCAAAATCGAATCCGCCCGTGACGCAATCGCCGGGCTCAACCCCCTGGTCAACGTGGTCCTGCATAACATCCGGCTGGACTCATCCAACGCCCTGGAGCTGTTTGCCCAGTACGACCTCATCCTGGACGGCGCAGACAACTTTGCCACCCGGTACCTCGTCAACGACGCCGCTGCCATCCTCGGGAAGCCTTACGTCTGGGGGTCCATCTTCCGGTTCGACGGCCAGGTCAGTGTCTTTTGGGCCGAGCATGGTCCGACCTACAGGGACCTCTATCCTGAAGCTCCTCCTGCCGGGTCGGTACCGTCCTGCGGCGAGGGCGGAGTCTTTGGGATGTTGTGCGCAGCGGTGGGGTCGCTGATGGTGACCGAAGCCGTGAAGCTGATCACCGGCGTCGGGCGTTCATTGCTGGGCCGGGTGGCCCTTTTTGACGCGCTGGGCGGCAGCTGGCGCGAAATCAAGGTCTCCAAGGACCCGGAAGCCGAACCCATCACGGAACTGACTGACTACGAGGCCTTTTGCGGTGTGACGCCACCGGCGGCAACCGACCAGGACCATACTGTTTCGGCCAAGGACCTCTCGCGGATGCTGGCAGAGCGCCAGGCGGGGGAGAGGGATTTCGATCTCGTGGACGTGCGCGAGTCCGGCGAGCACAGCATCGTCAGCATCGATGGCTCTGTCCTCATCCCGCAAGGCCGCATTCTCTCCGGTGAGGCGTGGGCGGACTTGCCCCAGGACAAGGACATTGTTTTCCACTGCAAGGCCGGGACACGCTCGGCCGCTGTGCTGGAGGCGGCGCAGAAGGCCGGGTATACCCGCGTCAGCCATCTCGACGGCGGAATCCTCGCCTGGGTGCGGGACGTCGAGCCGGGCAAGCCAGTGTACTGA
- a CDS encoding TetR/AcrR family transcriptional regulator, which yields MYARRCRPVILPTGRVVITAKERRQTVADGTRAHDGVPAKQERAVSTRSPRLPRDERRAQLLNAALEVFVSNGFHGAAMDEIAEAAHVSKPVLYQHFPSKRELYMALLDSHLATLTELMLSALNSTSDNKERVKAVMRAYYRFIADDDQAHRLVFESDLINDPDVSSRLETFNKTFADAVAHVIAEDTKLPPLEAQLLGRGLAGMAQVSARYWLETDGNLDLDVASDLIYRLAWRGISRFPKES from the coding sequence ATGTATGCCCGCCGATGCCGCCCGGTCATATTACCCACCGGTAGAGTGGTCATAACTGCAAAGGAAAGGCGGCAGACTGTGGCTGACGGCACAAGGGCACACGACGGGGTACCGGCCAAGCAGGAACGGGCTGTTTCAACCCGTTCACCAAGATTGCCGCGCGACGAGCGCCGCGCACAGTTGCTGAATGCCGCACTTGAAGTTTTTGTCTCCAACGGTTTCCATGGTGCGGCCATGGACGAAATCGCTGAAGCCGCCCACGTCAGCAAGCCGGTGCTTTACCAGCACTTTCCGTCCAAGCGCGAGCTCTATATGGCCCTTTTGGACAGCCACCTGGCCACGCTGACAGAGCTGATGCTCAGCGCCTTGAACTCCACTTCGGACAACAAAGAGCGCGTGAAGGCCGTCATGCGCGCCTATTACCGGTTCATCGCCGATGACGACCAGGCCCACCGGCTGGTCTTCGAGTCGGACCTCATCAACGATCCCGACGTCAGTTCCCGCTTGGAGACTTTCAACAAGACGTTCGCTGATGCGGTGGCCCACGTCATTGCCGAGGACACCAAGCTGCCTCCTTTGGAGGCCCAGCTCCTGGGCCGCGGCCTGGCCGGAATGGCGCAGGTCAGCGCCCGCTACTGGCTTGAAACAGACGGAAACCTTGACCTCGATGTGGCCAGTGATCTGATCTATCGTTTAGCTTGGCGCGGAATCAGTCGATTCCCCAAAGAGTCCTAG
- a CDS encoding DUF3107 domain-containing protein, producing MEVKIGIQNVGREIVLESALDADAVAKIVAEAVSKGSELRLTDEKGRQIIVPGSVLGYVEIGAEEVRRVGFGAL from the coding sequence GTGGAAGTAAAGATCGGCATTCAGAACGTTGGCCGTGAAATCGTGCTCGAATCCGCTTTGGATGCAGACGCCGTGGCCAAGATCGTGGCAGAGGCCGTGTCCAAGGGCTCGGAACTGCGCCTGACCGACGAAAAGGGCCGCCAGATCATTGTTCCCGGCAGCGTCCTTGGCTATGTGGAGATCGGCGCCGAGGAAGTCCGCCGCGTCGGTTTCGGCGCCCTCTAG
- a CDS encoding thiazole synthase → MTTTNTEVRTDALVIDGVGFGSRLIMGTGGAPSLDGLGAALLASGTELTTVAMRRYSPAETGSLFQLLVDHGIRVLPNTAGCFTAKDAVMTAELAREALETDWVKLEVIADEHTLLPDAVELVEATEQLVNRGFKVFAYTNDDPVLALRLENLGAAAVMPLGSPIGTGLGILNPHNIELIVSRGSVPVVLDAGIGTASDAALAMELGCDAVLLATAVTRAQNPVQMGEAFKHAVIAGRLARLAGRIPRREHALASSAMEGRAEFL, encoded by the coding sequence ATGACTACGACAAATACTGAGGTCCGTACCGACGCCCTGGTGATCGACGGCGTCGGGTTCGGCTCCCGCCTGATCATGGGTACCGGGGGTGCCCCGAGCCTGGACGGCCTTGGTGCCGCGCTGCTCGCATCCGGAACCGAGCTCACCACCGTGGCCATGCGCCGCTACTCCCCGGCGGAAACGGGATCGCTCTTCCAGCTCCTGGTGGACCACGGGATCCGTGTCCTGCCCAACACCGCCGGCTGCTTCACGGCCAAAGACGCGGTGATGACTGCTGAATTGGCGCGTGAGGCGCTGGAGACTGACTGGGTGAAGCTGGAGGTCATCGCTGACGAGCACACGCTTCTCCCCGATGCCGTGGAACTGGTCGAGGCAACGGAACAACTGGTCAACCGGGGATTCAAAGTCTTCGCCTACACCAACGACGACCCCGTCCTGGCCTTGCGCCTCGAAAATCTGGGAGCTGCCGCTGTGATGCCCCTGGGCTCGCCCATCGGAACCGGACTGGGCATCCTGAACCCGCACAACATTGAACTCATCGTCTCCCGGGGCTCGGTCCCAGTGGTGCTCGACGCAGGAATTGGGACGGCCTCCGATGCTGCCCTTGCCATGGAACTGGGGTGCGACGCCGTGCTGTTGGCCACCGCGGTCACCCGGGCGCAGAACCCGGTGCAGATGGGCGAGGCCTTCAAACATGCTGTGATCGCGGGCCGGCTGGCCAGGCTGGCGGGCAGGATTCCCCGGCGTGAGCACGCTTTGGCGTCCTCGGCCATGGAGGGCCGGGCGGAGTTCCTCTAA
- the thiS gene encoding sulfur carrier protein ThiS, translating into MNIKLNGSDHAVPEDASVSTLVTAVTGRALDHSGQAADGGKLGIAVARNSEVVPRSQWAATALADGDELELVTAVQGG; encoded by the coding sequence ATGAACATCAAACTCAACGGTTCCGATCACGCCGTGCCGGAGGACGCGTCCGTCAGCACCTTGGTCACCGCTGTCACCGGCCGCGCCCTGGACCACAGCGGACAGGCGGCCGACGGCGGCAAGCTGGGTATCGCCGTCGCCCGCAATTCCGAGGTGGTACCGCGCAGTCAATGGGCCGCGACGGCGCTCGCCGACGGAGACGAACTCGAACTTGTAACAGCAGTCCAAGGAGGCTGA
- the thiO gene encoding glycine oxidase ThiO translates to MADSGHPQLQADVAVIGAGVIGLGIAHQARRLGRSVVVIDPAPATGATYAAAGMLAPVSELHYQEEDLLDLMLESSRLWPSFAASLGHGGRDTGYRTTPTLAVGADAADRKALADLRTVQLAAGLGVEPLTLREAREREPLLSPQISCAFDIPADHQVDPRKLASCLIAGLADHAAGDSTWVQGAGNGFAVAAKATRLLWQSGRVTGAELESGATVLAKETVVANGLGSSELEGLPDGLTLPVRPVYGDILRLRVPGHLRPLLSSTVRGMVRGVPVYIVPRDDGTVVIGATQREDGLSASSNAVSAGGVYQLLRDAQVLAPAVAELELLEATARARPGTPDNAPLLGRAAGPTGDVEGLVVATGFFRHGVLLTPVAAKIVGGLFNGSSDPRWDPFRPDRFSATRGHLWPFEASAVGHK, encoded by the coding sequence ATGGCAGATTCCGGCCATCCCCAACTCCAGGCAGACGTGGCCGTCATCGGCGCAGGCGTGATCGGACTCGGCATTGCCCACCAAGCACGCCGGCTGGGCCGCTCAGTGGTGGTCATCGATCCCGCGCCCGCTACGGGAGCCACGTATGCTGCCGCTGGAATGTTGGCACCGGTAAGCGAGTTGCACTACCAGGAGGAAGACCTTCTGGACCTGATGCTCGAATCGTCCCGCCTGTGGCCCTCCTTTGCCGCAAGCCTGGGTCACGGAGGACGGGACACCGGATACCGCACGACGCCGACGCTGGCCGTAGGTGCCGATGCCGCGGACCGGAAGGCGCTGGCAGATCTGCGTACGGTCCAGCTTGCTGCCGGTCTTGGGGTTGAGCCCCTGACCTTGCGTGAGGCCCGCGAACGCGAGCCGCTCCTGAGCCCGCAAATTTCCTGTGCCTTCGACATTCCCGCAGATCACCAGGTGGATCCCCGAAAGCTGGCCTCATGCCTCATCGCAGGGTTGGCAGACCACGCAGCCGGCGACTCCACCTGGGTCCAGGGCGCCGGGAACGGGTTTGCCGTTGCGGCCAAGGCGACACGATTGCTCTGGCAATCCGGTCGTGTCACGGGAGCCGAACTTGAGTCCGGGGCCACAGTCCTGGCCAAAGAAACCGTAGTGGCCAACGGACTGGGGTCATCTGAGCTTGAGGGCCTTCCGGACGGGCTGACCCTCCCTGTGCGGCCGGTATACGGCGACATCCTCAGGCTCCGGGTGCCCGGACACCTGCGCCCCCTGCTCAGTTCCACTGTCCGGGGGATGGTCCGCGGAGTACCCGTTTACATCGTGCCCCGCGACGACGGCACCGTGGTCATCGGTGCTACCCAGCGGGAGGACGGGCTCTCAGCATCCTCCAATGCCGTCTCCGCAGGTGGCGTCTACCAGTTGCTGCGGGACGCCCAGGTGCTGGCTCCCGCAGTGGCCGAACTCGAACTGCTCGAAGCAACAGCCCGGGCCCGCCCCGGAACGCCGGACAACGCCCCGTTGCTGGGACGCGCGGCCGGCCCCACCGGGGACGTTGAAGGTCTGGTGGTCGCTACGGGCTTCTTCCGGCACGGTGTCCTCCTGACACCGGTAGCCGCAAAAATCGTGGGCGGGTTGTTCAACGGTTCATCAGACCCCAGGTGGGACCCCTTCCGCCCCGACCGTTTCAGTGCAACCCGGGGTCACTTGTGGCCCTTTGAAGCCTCCGCAGTGGGCCATAAGTGA
- the thiE gene encoding thiamine phosphate synthase: protein MTPTDALATARLYLCTDARRRQGDFEDFVDAAFAGGVDIIQLRDKTLEAAEELELLAVLRGVAERHGRLWAVNDRADVASVSGAPVFHIGQKDLPLGVARTLLPQPVTIGLSTHSPEQVNAAIAASPGQGGLDYFCVGPLWATPTKPGRAAVGLDLVTYAAEAGKRAGETTGGAVNLPWFAIGGIDLSNVEQVVAAGATRIVVVRAITEATDPTTAAKSLLEALDAA from the coding sequence ATGACCCCGACTGACGCCCTCGCCACCGCCCGCCTATACCTGTGCACTGATGCCCGGAGACGGCAAGGCGATTTTGAAGACTTTGTGGACGCCGCTTTTGCCGGTGGGGTGGACATCATCCAGCTGCGCGACAAAACCCTGGAAGCTGCCGAAGAGTTGGAGCTCCTTGCCGTCCTGCGCGGAGTTGCCGAACGCCACGGACGGCTCTGGGCCGTCAACGACCGTGCCGATGTTGCCAGTGTTTCCGGGGCTCCCGTGTTCCATATCGGGCAAAAGGACCTGCCGTTGGGAGTGGCCAGGACATTGCTGCCGCAGCCGGTCACGATCGGCCTGTCCACCCACTCTCCCGAGCAAGTGAACGCGGCAATCGCAGCCTCGCCGGGCCAGGGTGGCCTGGACTATTTCTGTGTTGGTCCCCTCTGGGCAACACCTACCAAACCGGGCCGCGCAGCTGTGGGATTGGACTTGGTCACATATGCCGCAGAAGCAGGCAAACGGGCCGGGGAGACCACAGGCGGCGCCGTGAACCTGCCCTGGTTTGCCATCGGAGGGATTGATCTCAGCAACGTCGAACAGGTAGTGGCTGCCGGAGCCACCAGGATCGTTGTGGTCCGCGCCATCACCGAAGCGACGGATCCGACGACGGCCGCGAAGTCGCTGCTGGAGGCCTTGGACGCCGCCTGA
- a CDS encoding TM2 domain-containing protein, which translates to MSNPSYPPAPGNGNAAPPVPPAPGAYGNQYQGQYQGGPQSTYQPDPASSPYGVPGTGAPAKSFMVTWILSLLLGGLGVDRFYLGKIGTGIAKLLTAGGLGIWSIVDLIITLTGNARDKEGRPLQGYPENKKKAWIITLVVWFAGLILGILSTVLSLTLVAAAVQGQSTPLPAVPSASQEAPVPSQGAATAGNSFDITVSKGNDVKVTVLDSGYTTEIPEMAFMKPLNGGFLLVEVSWETTAGSSFATFTNFEAFDAEGKKGDRILLGSEMGGLNSGEVAAGDIQQGVIAFDIKNGPTTVVINNDVGDKAASFTLTPAG; encoded by the coding sequence ATGAGCAATCCGAGCTACCCTCCCGCGCCCGGGAACGGGAATGCTGCCCCGCCAGTTCCGCCCGCACCCGGTGCTTACGGCAACCAATACCAGGGCCAATACCAGGGCGGGCCGCAATCCACTTATCAGCCTGATCCGGCCTCCAGCCCTTACGGTGTTCCCGGCACGGGTGCTCCGGCAAAGTCCTTCATGGTCACCTGGATCCTGTCCTTGCTTCTGGGTGGCCTCGGTGTTGACCGTTTCTACCTGGGCAAGATCGGCACCGGCATTGCCAAGCTGCTCACGGCGGGTGGGCTCGGCATCTGGTCCATCGTGGACCTCATCATCACACTGACCGGCAACGCACGGGATAAGGAAGGCCGCCCGCTGCAGGGCTATCCGGAAAATAAGAAGAAGGCGTGGATCATCACGCTCGTCGTCTGGTTCGCCGGCCTGATTCTTGGAATCCTGTCCACAGTGTTGTCCCTGACCTTGGTGGCTGCCGCCGTCCAAGGACAGTCCACGCCCCTCCCCGCCGTCCCATCGGCCTCCCAAGAGGCACCGGTCCCGTCCCAGGGCGCTGCCACTGCCGGAAATTCCTTTGACATCACCGTCTCCAAGGGCAACGACGTCAAAGTCACAGTCCTTGACTCCGGATACACCACCGAGATTCCCGAAATGGCTTTTATGAAGCCTCTTAATGGAGGGTTCCTCCTGGTGGAGGTTTCCTGGGAGACCACCGCCGGATCAAGCTTCGCCACGTTCACCAATTTCGAAGCCTTCGACGCTGAGGGCAAGAAGGGCGACCGGATCCTGCTTGGCAGCGAAATGGGTGGCCTGAATTCCGGTGAGGTCGCCGCCGGAGACATCCAGCAGGGCGTCATTGCCTTCGACATCAAGAACGGCCCCACCACCGTGGTCATCAATAATGACGTTGGCGACAAAGCAGCCAGCTTCACCCTGACCCCGGCAGGCTAA
- a CDS encoding RNB domain-containing ribonuclease, with protein sequence MSHHRIAPNVDDSSDQLAEALAALRTELELPSAYPAEAVAEAQQAVETHGLPEQDLRDIPFVTIDPATSTDLDQALFIDRAGEGYKVLYAIADVPSFVVPGGALDAETRHRGQTFYAPDGRIPLHPEVISENAGSLLAGQDCGAFVWNFDLNATAEVVSVGLSRAAVRSRAKLSYKGAQQQIDDNTAPPVLQLLKEVGLKRVELERQRGGASLNMPEQEIVQATDGGGYRIVAAPSLPVEDWNAQISLMTGMAAAQLMLEGKVGILRTMPAPDERSLQHFKRQTTALGKPWDGHVTYGEYLRTLDASDPRQLAILHSAGMLFRGAGYTPFDGEVPDTVIQAAIGAPYAHTTAPLRRLIDRFVLVICEALSNNRDIPGWAREALPSLPEIMASSDQLAGRLERAALDTVEAALVANHVGQEFDAVVISGSKPANGNNANGNGNNANGSNGNRTNGGGPYGTVQIAEPAVTARCDGELESGTKVRVRLVKADIASREIRFELMQ encoded by the coding sequence GTGTCACATCATCGGATAGCGCCAAACGTAGACGACTCCTCGGACCAGCTTGCTGAAGCACTTGCGGCCCTAAGGACGGAGTTGGAACTCCCTTCTGCCTACCCGGCGGAGGCAGTGGCCGAGGCACAGCAGGCCGTGGAAACCCATGGGTTGCCGGAGCAGGATCTGCGGGACATTCCGTTTGTCACCATCGATCCCGCGACCTCCACTGACCTGGACCAGGCCCTGTTCATCGATCGCGCCGGAGAAGGCTACAAGGTCCTCTACGCCATTGCCGACGTGCCGTCCTTCGTGGTTCCAGGCGGTGCACTTGATGCCGAGACCCGGCACCGCGGACAGACGTTCTATGCGCCCGACGGCCGCATTCCCCTGCACCCGGAGGTCATCAGCGAAAATGCCGGCAGCCTGCTGGCCGGCCAGGATTGCGGTGCCTTCGTGTGGAACTTCGACCTCAACGCAACGGCCGAAGTCGTCTCCGTGGGCCTGTCCCGGGCTGCGGTCCGCAGCCGGGCCAAACTGAGCTACAAGGGCGCCCAACAGCAAATCGATGACAACACGGCCCCGCCTGTGTTGCAGCTCCTTAAAGAAGTGGGACTGAAACGGGTTGAACTGGAAAGGCAGCGTGGAGGCGCGAGCCTGAACATGCCGGAACAGGAAATCGTGCAGGCAACCGACGGCGGCGGGTACAGGATCGTCGCAGCTCCCTCCTTGCCGGTGGAGGACTGGAACGCCCAGATCTCCTTGATGACCGGCATGGCCGCCGCCCAACTGATGCTCGAAGGAAAAGTGGGCATCCTTCGCACAATGCCCGCCCCGGACGAACGTTCGCTGCAGCACTTCAAGCGGCAAACCACCGCCTTGGGCAAGCCGTGGGACGGCCACGTCACCTACGGCGAGTATTTGCGGACCCTTGATGCGTCCGACCCCCGGCAACTGGCCATCCTGCACTCTGCGGGAATGCTGTTCAGGGGTGCCGGTTACACGCCTTTCGACGGCGAAGTCCCTGACACCGTCATCCAGGCGGCCATTGGAGCTCCCTACGCCCACACAACAGCACCATTGCGGCGCCTCATCGACAGATTCGTCCTGGTGATCTGCGAGGCACTGAGCAACAACAGGGACATTCCAGGCTGGGCCCGTGAAGCCTTGCCCTCCTTGCCCGAGATCATGGCATCCTCGGACCAACTGGCGGGGCGGCTTGAGCGTGCAGCACTGGACACCGTGGAAGCGGCACTGGTAGCAAACCACGTTGGCCAGGAATTCGATGCCGTGGTGATTTCAGGTTCCAAGCCCGCCAACGGGAACAACGCCAACGGCAACGGGAATAACGCCAACGGCAGTAACGGCAACAGAACCAACGGCGGTGGCCCCTACGGAACTGTCCAGATCGCAGAACCCGCCGTCACGGCCCGCTGCGACGGCGAACTGGAATCCGGAACCAAGGTTCGCGTCCGCTTGGTCAAGGCCGATATTGCCAGCCGGGAAATCAGGTTCGAACTGATGCAGTAA